The nucleotide window GAGATAACAAAAAACATTCGTAAATTTGTGCAATTCGTATGTATTTGTGATTAAGGAATGGAGATTGGTAAGATGCTAAAACAACTATTCACCATCATTGAAGACCGTAAAGCCAACCCTGTCGAAGGCTCGTACACGGCGCGGCTGTTTGCCGAAGGCGAAGATAAAATTTTGCAAAAAATTGGCGAGGAGGCTGTAGAGGTAATTCTGGCGGCTAAGGGTCAGGGTAGGCAGCGTATCATCGAAGAGACCGCGGACCTGTTCTATCACACCCTGGTGATGCTCGCCGCTAAAGACGTCACCCTCGACGATATCGAAGCCGAACTTCGCCAGCGCCACAAATGAGTCAGAAAATTTTACTTTTCGACATGGATGGCGTGCTGCTCGAGCCGGGCGGCTATCACAAAGCGCTGACCGAAACTGTGCGTTTGATCGGCGAATCGCTGGGCTACAAAAACGTAGAACTCACCCCTGCCGATATTGCCGCCTTTGAAGCCGCCGGGATTACCAGCGAGTGGGATTCGTCGGCGCTTTGTTTTGTTTGGTTGATGCTGCCGCTGTGGGAGCGTTTCCCGTCCCTGGGGATACCAGCCACCCTCACCGAGGGCTTGTTCCCAAGTGAGCGCGGACTCGCTCCGGAGTGGGATGCGCTCTTCGATAAGCTGAATCAACCT belongs to Chloroflexota bacterium and includes:
- the hisE gene encoding phosphoribosyl-ATP diphosphatase, which translates into the protein MEIGKMLKQLFTIIEDRKANPVEGSYTARLFAEGEDKILQKIGEEAVEVILAAKGQGRQRIIEETADLFYHTLVMLAAKDVTLDDIEAELRQRHK